In Nocardioides dokdonensis FR1436, the following are encoded in one genomic region:
- a CDS encoding prephenate dehydratase, with translation MPTVRRIAYQGEPGANSHIVCQEHYPDWEALACASFEDVFAAVEGGEADLAMIPIDNSIAGRVADIHHFLPASSLHIVAEHFLRIRFHLMAVPGADLGTIRTVHSHVHALGQCRRIIREHGLVPQISGDTAGAAREVAEAGDVTQAAISPPLAADIYGLEVLAADIEDEEHNTTRFVVLSRDARLAAAGDGPVVTTFIFNVRNLPAALYKALGGFATNGVNMTKLESYMVDGHFTATQFLAEVDAHPDDPPLRRALEELAFFTTEVKVIGVYPADRFRAETAR, from the coding sequence GTGCCGACCGTGAGACGCATCGCCTACCAGGGCGAGCCGGGAGCGAACTCCCACATCGTGTGCCAGGAGCACTACCCCGACTGGGAGGCCCTGGCGTGCGCCTCCTTCGAGGACGTCTTCGCCGCCGTCGAGGGCGGGGAGGCGGACCTGGCGATGATCCCGATCGACAACTCGATCGCGGGTCGGGTGGCCGACATACACCACTTCCTGCCGGCGTCGTCGCTGCACATCGTGGCCGAGCACTTCCTGCGCATCCGCTTCCACCTGATGGCCGTCCCCGGCGCCGACCTGGGCACCATCCGCACCGTGCACAGCCACGTGCACGCCCTCGGCCAGTGCCGCCGGATCATCCGCGAGCACGGCCTGGTCCCCCAGATCTCCGGCGACACCGCCGGCGCGGCCCGCGAGGTCGCCGAGGCCGGCGACGTCACCCAGGCCGCGATCTCGCCCCCGCTGGCCGCGGATATCTACGGGCTCGAGGTGCTGGCCGCGGACATCGAGGACGAGGAGCACAACACCACCCGCTTCGTGGTGCTCTCGCGCGACGCCCGGCTCGCCGCCGCCGGCGACGGGCCGGTGGTCACGACGTTCATCTTCAACGTCCGCAACCTGCCCGCGGCGCTCTACAAGGCGCTGGGCGGCTTCGCCACCAACGGCGTCAACATGACCAAGCTCGAGAGCTACATGGTCGACGGGCACTTCACCGCCACCCAGTTCCTCGCCGAGGTCGACGCCCACCCCGACGACCCGCCGCTGCGGCGGGCGCTGGAGGAGCTGGCCTTCTTTACCACCGAGGTGAAGGTGATCGGGGTCTACCCCGCCGACCGGTTCCGGGCCGAGACCGCCCGCTGA
- a CDS encoding DUF4446 family protein has translation MLALAVVSLVVALAALALAALAMRRTSPGPTGADALPEDVVGLRREVAALRAEAGDALRHLAVVRYDAFGDMGGHLSWSVALLDDGGNGVVLTSIHGRSEARTYAKSVTGWSCEQQLSPEEEEAVGAARPAAR, from the coding sequence GTGCTCGCCCTCGCCGTCGTCTCCCTGGTGGTCGCCCTGGCCGCGCTCGCCCTCGCAGCCCTGGCCATGCGGCGTACGTCGCCGGGGCCGACGGGCGCCGACGCGCTGCCCGAGGACGTGGTCGGGCTGCGCCGCGAGGTGGCTGCGCTGCGCGCGGAGGCCGGTGACGCGCTGCGGCACCTGGCGGTGGTGCGCTACGACGCGTTCGGCGACATGGGCGGGCACCTGTCCTGGTCGGTGGCGCTGCTCGACGACGGCGGCAACGGGGTCGTGCTCACCTCCATCCACGGCCGCAGCGAGGCGCGCACCTACGCCAAGTCGGTCACCGGCTGGTCCTGCGAGCAGCAGCTCTCCCCCGAGGAGGAGGAGGCGGTCGGCGCCGCCCGGCCCGCGGCTCGCTGA
- a CDS encoding MFS transporter produces MTEPTYAAVDRSADPARWWTLVAVCTGVFMLLLDITIVNVALPDIQAQLDASLADLQWVIDAYALSLAALLLTAGSLADLFGRRKVFAIGIVLFTLGSLACGLAQDVLFLTLARAFQGIGGAAMFATALALLATAFTGRERGIAFGAFGATTGVAVAIGPVLGGVLTSGLSWRWIFFVNIPICAVALLVTLGKVRESRDPRAGRPDWAGFLTFSLALASLVYGLIEAGQPMRGWGDTRVVVCLVAAVVLLAVFVVTQLRQQQSMLDLRLLRKPTFVGGLVAAFGVSASIFSLLAYLVIYLQNVLGYSAVGTGVRLLFLSGASFVVAAAAGRLTEKVPAKWLIAPGFLLLGVGLLLLWGIEPDSSWTGLIPGLIVTGVAIGLINPPLASTAVGVVSTDRAGMASGVNSTFRQVGIATGIAALGSIFGNQISSTVRDELTGKVPDQALMGLQGALSGGQVERAADAARQGAEQSGGGTAGQQAYDLVTSVGTSAVVEALNHIIAIAAVIAFTSAVLCLALIRQRDFVTPGAPATVSSKS; encoded by the coding sequence GTGACCGAGCCGACGTACGCCGCTGTCGACAGGTCCGCCGACCCCGCTCGGTGGTGGACGCTGGTCGCCGTGTGCACCGGCGTGTTCATGCTGCTGCTCGACATCACCATCGTCAACGTCGCGCTGCCCGACATCCAGGCCCAGCTCGACGCGAGCCTGGCCGACCTGCAGTGGGTGATCGACGCCTACGCGTTGAGCCTTGCGGCCCTGCTGCTCACGGCCGGCTCGCTGGCCGACCTCTTCGGTCGCCGCAAGGTCTTCGCGATCGGGATCGTGCTGTTCACCCTGGGCTCGCTGGCGTGCGGTCTGGCCCAGGACGTGCTGTTCCTGACCCTGGCCCGCGCGTTCCAGGGCATCGGCGGGGCGGCGATGTTCGCGACCGCGCTGGCGCTGCTGGCCACGGCCTTCACGGGTCGCGAGCGGGGCATCGCCTTCGGCGCGTTCGGCGCCACCACCGGCGTCGCGGTCGCGATCGGGCCGGTGCTGGGCGGGGTGCTGACCAGCGGCTTGTCGTGGCGCTGGATCTTCTTCGTCAACATCCCGATCTGCGCGGTCGCCCTGCTGGTGACCCTGGGCAAGGTCCGCGAGTCGCGGGATCCCCGGGCCGGGCGGCCCGACTGGGCGGGTTTCCTCACCTTCAGCCTCGCGCTCGCGAGCCTCGTCTACGGCCTCATCGAGGCCGGTCAGCCGATGCGAGGCTGGGGTGACACCCGCGTGGTCGTCTGCCTCGTGGCAGCGGTCGTGCTCCTGGCGGTCTTCGTCGTCACCCAGCTGCGCCAGCAGCAATCGATGCTCGACCTGCGGCTGCTGCGCAAGCCGACCTTCGTCGGCGGTCTCGTGGCGGCCTTCGGCGTGTCGGCCTCGATCTTCTCGCTGCTGGCCTACCTCGTGATCTACCTGCAGAACGTGCTCGGCTACTCCGCGGTCGGGACCGGCGTGCGGCTGCTGTTCCTCTCGGGCGCCTCGTTCGTGGTCGCCGCCGCGGCCGGCCGGCTGACCGAGAAGGTGCCCGCGAAGTGGCTCATCGCCCCGGGCTTCCTGCTGCTGGGCGTCGGCCTGCTGCTCCTGTGGGGCATCGAGCCGGACTCGTCGTGGACCGGGCTGATCCCCGGGCTCATCGTCACCGGCGTCGCGATCGGGCTGATCAACCCGCCGCTGGCCTCCACCGCGGTCGGGGTGGTGAGCACCGACCGGGCCGGGATGGCCTCCGGGGTGAACTCGACGTTCCGCCAGGTCGGGATCGCCACCGGCATCGCCGCGCTCGGGTCGATCTTCGGCAACCAGATCTCCTCGACCGTGCGCGACGAGCTCACCGGGAAGGTGCCCGACCAGGCGCTGATGGGGCTCCAGGGCGCCCTCTCGGGGGGCCAGGTGGAGCGTGCGGCGGACGCCGCCCGGCAGGGCGCGGAGCAGAGCGGAGGCGGCACCGCGGGCCAGCAGGCCTACGACCTGGTGACCTCGGTAGGCACCTCGGCCGTCGTCGAGGCGCTCAACCACATCATCGCGATCGCCGCGGTGATCGCCTTCACCTCGGCCGTGCTGTGCCTGGCGCTGATCCGGCAGCGGGACTTCGTGACCCCCGGGGCGCCCGCAACGGTGTCAAGCAAGTCTTGA
- a CDS encoding YegS/Rv2252/BmrU family lipid kinase, with translation MLDRSRYVLLSWAVACFAVFTLLALAVTGGWGPLAGLDDRGEPLEVWAVDVGWLHPPLRWVEAGLGTTGMTVLTIALAAAMFARGHRRAAAYAVVVMGVTAAATTGLKLLVARDRPQWQDAESALSSNAFPSGHASSTAAFAAVCVVLAIMLVRRLSTRRLVYVAATALVVVAGLDRVLLGRHYATDVVAGVLLGIGVALLTLAFYSPRPRSHAVKSDPLPDPFPMARGLAVVLNPIKVEDQGAFRATVSAMAAEAGWSEPTWHLTTVEDPGRGMAEAASVAGADMVLVCGGDGTVREVCAELAGTGIPVGIVPAGTGNLLARNLGIPLYLRAAIDVALTGQDRAIDMVSVEGDGLERTHFMVMAGMGFDAAIMEGVNEDIKKRVGWLAYVLSGLKSLMFPAMKVEVSVDGGEFSTHRARTVVVGNVGFLQAGMPLLPDATIDDGELDVVILHPRNFFSWIPLAWRVLLKRKHTDDLVNRMTGASVVVRTSADTPRQLDGDSIGSGRELRMECIHGRMLVRVPR, from the coding sequence GTGCTGGACCGCTCCCGATACGTGCTGCTGAGCTGGGCCGTCGCCTGCTTCGCCGTGTTCACCCTGCTCGCCCTCGCCGTCACCGGCGGCTGGGGCCCGTTGGCGGGGCTCGACGACCGTGGGGAGCCGCTCGAGGTGTGGGCGGTCGACGTCGGTTGGCTGCACCCGCCGCTGCGCTGGGTCGAGGCGGGGCTCGGCACGACCGGGATGACGGTGCTGACGATCGCGCTGGCCGCGGCCATGTTCGCGCGCGGGCACCGCCGGGCAGCGGCGTACGCCGTCGTCGTGATGGGCGTGACCGCGGCCGCCACCACCGGTCTCAAGCTGCTGGTCGCCCGCGACCGCCCGCAGTGGCAGGACGCGGAGTCGGCGCTGTCGAGCAACGCGTTCCCGTCGGGCCACGCCTCGTCCACCGCGGCCTTCGCGGCGGTGTGCGTGGTGCTCGCGATCATGCTCGTGCGCCGCCTCAGCACCCGTCGCCTCGTGTACGTCGCTGCCACCGCGCTGGTCGTCGTCGCCGGGCTCGACCGGGTGCTGCTCGGGCGGCACTACGCCACCGACGTGGTCGCGGGCGTGCTGCTCGGCATCGGGGTGGCGCTGCTGACGCTGGCCTTCTACTCCCCCCGTCCTCGCAGCCACGCGGTCAAGTCTGATCCGCTGCCCGACCCGTTCCCGATGGCCCGGGGGCTCGCGGTGGTGCTGAACCCGATCAAGGTCGAGGACCAGGGCGCCTTCCGGGCCACGGTCTCGGCGATGGCGGCCGAGGCCGGCTGGTCGGAGCCCACCTGGCACCTGACCACCGTCGAGGACCCGGGCCGCGGGATGGCCGAGGCGGCGTCCGTGGCCGGCGCCGACATGGTGCTGGTCTGCGGTGGCGACGGCACCGTGCGCGAGGTGTGCGCCGAGCTCGCCGGCACCGGCATCCCGGTCGGCATCGTGCCGGCCGGCACCGGCAACCTGCTGGCCCGCAACCTGGGCATCCCGCTCTACCTGCGCGCCGCCATCGACGTGGCCCTGACCGGGCAGGACCGGGCCATCGACATGGTCTCCGTCGAGGGCGACGGCCTCGAGCGCACCCACTTCATGGTGATGGCCGGGATGGGCTTCGACGCCGCGATCATGGAGGGCGTCAACGAGGACATCAAGAAGCGCGTCGGGTGGCTGGCCTACGTGCTGTCCGGGCTGAAGTCGCTGATGTTCCCGGCCATGAAGGTCGAGGTCAGCGTGGACGGCGGGGAGTTCAGCACCCACCGCGCCCGCACCGTGGTCGTCGGCAACGTCGGCTTCCTGCAGGCCGGGATGCCGCTGCTGCCGGACGCGACGATCGATGACGGCGAGCTCGACGTGGTGATCCTGCACCCGCGCAACTTCTTCTCCTGGATCCCGCTGGCCTGGCGGGTGCTGCTCAAGCGCAAGCACACCGACGACCTGGTCAACCGGATGACCGGCGCCTCCGTCGTCGTGCGCACCTCCGCCGACACCCCGCGCCAGCTCGACGGCGACTCCATCGGCTCGGGCCGCGAGCTGCGGATGGAGTGCATCCACGGCCGGATGCTGGTCAGGGTCCCTCGCTGA
- the serS gene encoding serine--tRNA ligase codes for MIDPRILRDDPDRVRASLTKRGLPTDVVDRALAADTARRSAIAAYETRRAEQKQLGKQIPQAQGEEKQALLAQTKTLAADVKAAEAAQVEAEATWQGALASMPNLTSEETPPGGEDDFVVLETIGTPRDFAAEGFEPRDHVELGKMLGAIDIERGAKVSGSRFYFLTGIGAQLELALVNLAMEQARAAGFIQVVPPSLVRPRAMEGTGFLGQAADDVYRIEGEDLYLVGTSEVPMAAFHSDEILDGDDLPLRYAAFSPCFRKEAGSHGKDTKGIIRVHWFDKVEMFVYTTLEDAEAEHQRLLGWEKAFLDKLELAYQVIDVAAGDLGLSAIRKFDCEAWIPTQGKYRELTSTSNCTDFQTRRLDTRGRFATDNGTEMRPVATLNGTLCAMTRTIVAILETHQQADGSVRVPKALQPYLGGLEVMEPVAR; via the coding sequence ATGATCGATCCCCGCATCCTGCGTGACGACCCCGACCGCGTCCGAGCCTCGCTGACCAAGCGAGGGCTGCCCACGGACGTCGTGGACCGCGCGCTGGCCGCCGACACCGCGCGACGCTCGGCCATCGCGGCGTACGAGACGAGGCGTGCGGAGCAGAAGCAGCTGGGCAAGCAGATCCCGCAGGCACAGGGCGAGGAGAAGCAGGCGCTGCTGGCGCAGACCAAGACCCTCGCCGCCGACGTGAAGGCCGCCGAGGCCGCCCAGGTCGAGGCCGAGGCGACCTGGCAGGGCGCGCTGGCCTCGATGCCGAACCTCACCTCCGAGGAGACCCCGCCGGGCGGCGAGGACGACTTCGTGGTGCTGGAGACCATCGGCACCCCGCGCGACTTCGCGGCCGAGGGCTTCGAGCCGCGCGACCACGTCGAGCTGGGCAAGATGCTCGGCGCGATCGACATCGAGCGCGGCGCCAAGGTCTCGGGCAGCCGGTTCTACTTCCTGACCGGCATCGGCGCCCAGCTCGAGCTGGCCCTGGTCAACCTGGCCATGGAGCAGGCCCGCGCGGCCGGGTTCATCCAGGTCGTGCCGCCGTCGCTGGTTCGCCCGCGCGCGATGGAGGGCACCGGCTTCCTGGGCCAGGCCGCCGACGACGTCTACCGGATCGAGGGAGAGGACCTCTACCTCGTGGGCACCTCGGAGGTGCCGATGGCGGCGTTCCACTCCGACGAGATCCTCGACGGTGACGACCTGCCGCTGCGCTACGCCGCCTTCAGCCCGTGCTTCCGCAAGGAGGCCGGCTCTCACGGCAAGGACACCAAGGGCATCATCCGGGTGCACTGGTTCGACAAGGTCGAGATGTTCGTCTACACCACCCTCGAGGACGCCGAGGCCGAGCACCAGCGGCTGCTGGGCTGGGAGAAGGCCTTCCTCGACAAGCTCGAGCTGGCCTACCAGGTCATCGACGTCGCGGCCGGCGACCTCGGGCTCTCGGCCATCCGCAAGTTCGACTGCGAGGCCTGGATCCCGACCCAGGGCAAGTACCGCGAGCTCACCTCGACCTCCAACTGCACCGACTTCCAGACCCGGCGCCTCGACACCCGCGGCCGGTTCGCCACCGACAACGGCACCGAGATGCGCCCGGTCGCCACGCTCAACGGCACCCTGTGCGCGATGACCCGCACCATCGTGGCCATCCTCGAGACCCACCAGCAGGCCGACGGCTCGGTCCGCGTCCCGAAGGCGCTGCAGCCCTACCTGGGCGGCCTCGAGGTCATGGAGCCGGTCGCCCGATGA
- a CDS encoding HAD family hydrolase, with protein sequence MSAPVPGPAPVAGWTPRLVALDIDGTLLRWIDGTGTSHEEITPAVHDAVRRAQEAGAHIVLASGRSPDGMTGVADMLGLATEEHPVWVVASNGAVVFRYPPMQVVHEQTFDARPAVAAVLAEHPNALVAVEERGVGYRVNRQFPDGELSGEMILAEVDRMVAEPVSRVIIRDPDATVDDFVALAGRLGLHGTDYIVGWTAWMDLAPVGVSKASGLAQVADDLGIDAADVLAIGDGRNDLEMLAWAGRGVAMGQAIEQVRSAADAVTATVDDDGAALEMSRYWPA encoded by the coding sequence ATGAGCGCGCCCGTCCCCGGCCCCGCGCCGGTCGCCGGCTGGACGCCGCGGCTGGTGGCCCTCGACATCGACGGCACGCTGCTGCGCTGGATCGACGGCACCGGCACCTCGCACGAGGAGATCACGCCGGCCGTCCACGACGCCGTACGCCGGGCGCAGGAGGCGGGTGCGCACATCGTGCTGGCCTCGGGCCGCTCGCCGGACGGGATGACCGGCGTCGCCGACATGCTCGGGCTCGCCACCGAGGAGCACCCGGTGTGGGTGGTGGCCTCCAACGGGGCGGTCGTCTTCCGCTACCCGCCGATGCAGGTCGTGCACGAGCAGACCTTCGACGCCCGTCCCGCTGTGGCGGCCGTGCTCGCCGAGCACCCGAACGCACTGGTCGCGGTCGAGGAGCGCGGCGTGGGCTACCGGGTCAACCGGCAGTTCCCCGACGGAGAGCTGTCGGGGGAGATGATCCTGGCCGAGGTGGATCGGATGGTCGCCGAGCCGGTCAGCCGCGTCATCATCCGCGACCCCGACGCGACCGTCGACGACTTCGTCGCCCTCGCCGGCCGCCTGGGCCTGCACGGCACCGACTACATCGTGGGCTGGACGGCCTGGATGGATCTGGCCCCGGTCGGCGTGTCCAAGGCCTCCGGGCTGGCGCAGGTGGCCGACGACCTCGGCATCGACGCCGCGGACGTGCTGGCCATCGGCGACGGGCGCAACGACCTGGAGATGCTCGCGTGGGCCGGGCGCGGGGTGGCGATGGGCCAGGCGATCGAGCAGGTCCGCTCGGCGGCCGACGCCGTGACCGCCACCGTCGACGACGACGGGGCCGCGCTCGAGATGTCGCGCTACTGGCCGGCATGA
- a CDS encoding GNAT family N-acetyltransferase — translation MSTDGGPGPLPGEIRTERLVLPLWSADEAADILAGRHRPHWHPDFPRPDDRDAATLFVLGSGWSSRHVVRGTTVLGSIGFFGPPAPAADGVLEAEVGYGLVAQAQGYGFASEALRGVLAATDAAGVRVRAAVAPENRASLKVLAGCGFTGLRGSNEDGHLVMVRPLPAVSA, via the coding sequence ATGAGCACCGACGGGGGCCCCGGCCCGCTGCCCGGCGAGATCCGCACCGAACGGCTGGTGCTGCCGCTGTGGAGCGCCGACGAGGCCGCCGACATCCTCGCCGGGCGGCACCGGCCGCACTGGCACCCCGACTTCCCCCGCCCCGACGACCGTGACGCGGCCACGCTCTTCGTGCTCGGCAGCGGGTGGAGCTCGCGCCACGTGGTGCGAGGCACCACGGTGCTCGGCTCGATCGGTTTCTTCGGGCCCCCCGCACCCGCCGCCGACGGTGTGCTCGAGGCGGAGGTCGGCTACGGCCTGGTCGCGCAGGCGCAGGGCTACGGGTTCGCCAGCGAGGCGCTGCGCGGCGTCCTCGCCGCCACCGACGCGGCCGGCGTGCGGGTGCGCGCCGCGGTCGCCCCCGAGAACCGGGCCAGCCTCAAGGTGCTGGCCGGCTGCGGCTTCACCGGGCTGCGCGGCAGCAACGAGGACGGCCACCTGGTGATGGTGCGGCCGCTGCCGGCGGTGTCCGCGTGA
- a CDS encoding HAD family hydrolase, with the protein MTRPPDPLELPRLHRPPRLVATDLDGTLVRSDGTVSPYTREVLLELDRRDVPVVFVTGRPLRWAADVFEHVGAHGLAIISNGALVWDVTGDRAVLERPIQPSLGLEVCAALRAAVPGTAYAVETVRGIELEPSFMERYQVPDAVRRAPVEELFDGPALKLLARHEELGPQEFWDVAEEVTGGRLVITWSSTTTLLEISGPEVTKASTLELLCAERGIEAADVIAFGDMPNDLPMLGWAGTSYAMADAHHTVTELADHVAPGHDEDGVARVLAGVFGL; encoded by the coding sequence GTGACCCGGCCGCCCGACCCGCTCGAGCTGCCCCGGCTGCACCGGCCGCCGCGGCTGGTCGCGACCGACCTCGACGGCACGCTGGTGCGCAGCGACGGCACCGTCTCGCCCTACACCCGTGAGGTGCTGCTCGAGCTCGACCGCCGCGACGTGCCGGTCGTGTTCGTCACCGGCCGCCCGCTGCGCTGGGCCGCCGACGTCTTCGAGCACGTCGGCGCCCACGGGCTGGCGATCATCTCCAACGGTGCGCTCGTCTGGGACGTCACCGGCGACCGCGCGGTGCTCGAGCGGCCGATCCAGCCCTCCCTGGGCCTCGAGGTCTGCGCGGCCCTGCGCGCCGCGGTGCCCGGCACGGCGTACGCCGTCGAGACGGTGCGGGGCATCGAGCTGGAGCCCTCGTTCATGGAGCGCTACCAGGTGCCCGACGCTGTCCGCCGTGCTCCGGTCGAGGAGCTCTTCGACGGGCCGGCGCTCAAGCTGCTGGCCCGCCACGAGGAGCTGGGGCCTCAGGAGTTCTGGGACGTCGCCGAGGAGGTCACCGGCGGGCGCCTGGTCATCACCTGGTCGTCGACCACGACGCTGCTCGAGATCAGCGGCCCCGAGGTCACCAAGGCGTCCACGCTGGAGCTGCTCTGCGCCGAGCGGGGGATCGAGGCCGCCGACGTCATCGCCTTCGGCGACATGCCCAACGACCTGCCGATGCTCGGCTGGGCGGGGACGTCGTACGCCATGGCCGACGCGCACCACACGGTCACCGAGCTGGCCGACCACGTCGCCCCCGGGCACGACGAGGACGGCGTGGCGCGGGTCCTGGCTGGTGTGTTCGGCCTGTGA